From a region of the Candidatus Bathyarchaeota archaeon genome:
- a CDS encoding alkaline phosphatase family protein, which yields MTRSVKDVIVIGLDGAMYYFIKRFAEEGLLPNVKKFIDDGVIAEAFPCPPTDTPTNWTTIATGASTGTHGVASFYMHIPGEPFELGQKLRSRGQLTKYCKAEYLWNLADRHGIPSLVLNYPACWPGNMRHGYVCLYTWSMPGTTPMVVSYPKEYVVTIKSQGVELVDGERLGLSSVRPVIAFRLVFKGGLIKEPSSVELYAFDPDGSGYRLAVPRDREFEVVDSGRWSDWIPITLRIAKSGVQGAEGKEVKCIFKVKHVGMVEDGLKVATSELFTTEGWVDPSGLEEDVVKSSHYLDDELALMEPRKKVEYDIFGEEARFLVRQRLEALRIARMATYFKAKTRWRLCFLHYHIIDSVNHRFLGYLHREFPFYDEEKAELTWRYFEESYRILDEFIGLILKTCVSEDTLTIVVSDHAALPAWRAINIRRVFIEAGLLRYRRSSDGYLVDWSGTKAFPWVEPLAVWVNLEGRDPQGIVKQKEYEEVREQVIDVLQGLRDPETGERVATMVLTREESVNIGWGDERTGDVVYFLRPPYTVWCGPLEDLLTYMATERHLGEDWVFRDQSRVTGIHGYYLPNDRVDRFSNSSIFMAKGPGVKRGVELKKPVRLMDVAPTISYILGIPPPRDSEGRILHEILL from the coding sequence ATGACGCGCAGCGTTAAAGACGTCATAGTCATCGGGCTTGACGGCGCGATGTACTACTTCATCAAACGGTTCGCCGAGGAGGGGTTGCTACCTAACGTAAAGAAGTTCATCGACGACGGTGTCATAGCCGAGGCATTTCCATGCCCTCCCACAGACACCCCGACCAACTGGACCACGATAGCGACGGGCGCGTCGACAGGAACCCACGGAGTCGCAAGCTTCTACATGCATATACCAGGTGAACCGTTCGAGCTGGGGCAAAAACTCAGGTCCCGGGGGCAACTCACGAAGTACTGTAAGGCAGAGTACCTATGGAACCTCGCGGACCGACATGGCATACCATCGCTCGTCCTGAACTACCCGGCCTGCTGGCCCGGAAATATGAGGCATGGATACGTCTGCCTCTACACGTGGTCTATGCCGGGGACGACCCCGATGGTCGTAAGCTATCCTAAGGAGTACGTGGTCACCATAAAAAGCCAAGGAGTTGAGCTGGTAGACGGTGAGCGTTTAGGTCTATCGAGCGTTAGGCCTGTGATCGCGTTTCGCCTCGTCTTCAAGGGAGGGCTGATAAAGGAGCCGTCTTCTGTCGAACTCTACGCCTTCGACCCAGACGGCTCAGGCTATAGGCTAGCCGTCCCGAGAGATAGAGAGTTTGAAGTGGTCGACTCCGGAAGATGGAGTGATTGGATACCGATCACGTTGAGAATCGCTAAGAGCGGCGTGCAGGGAGCTGAAGGGAAGGAAGTTAAGTGTATCTTCAAGGTTAAACACGTCGGGATGGTTGAAGACGGGCTTAAGGTGGCGACGTCTGAGTTGTTCACGACCGAGGGGTGGGTCGACCCAAGCGGATTAGAGGAGGATGTCGTGAAGAGCAGCCACTACCTAGACGACGAGCTTGCACTGATGGAGCCTAGGAAGAAGGTCGAATACGACATCTTCGGAGAGGAGGCTAGGTTTCTGGTCCGGCAGAGGCTTGAGGCTCTCAGAATCGCCAGGATGGCAACCTATTTCAAGGCGAAGACCAGGTGGCGGCTGTGCTTTCTACACTATCACATAATCGACTCGGTCAACCACAGGTTTCTGGGATATCTTCACCGGGAGTTCCCGTTCTACGACGAGGAGAAGGCTGAACTCACGTGGAGGTACTTCGAAGAGTCCTACAGGATACTCGACGAGTTCATAGGCTTGATCCTTAAGACATGCGTCTCGGAGGACACGTTAACGATCGTCGTCTCAGACCACGCGGCTCTACCAGCTTGGAGAGCGATAAACATACGTAGGGTCTTCATAGAGGCGGGGCTTCTCAGGTATAGACGCTCCTCAGACGGCTACCTGGTAGACTGGAGCGGGACCAAGGCCTTTCCATGGGTCGAGCCCCTAGCAGTCTGGGTGAACCTCGAAGGAAGAGACCCCCAAGGCATCGTCAAACAGAAGGAGTATGAGGAGGTGAGAGAGCAGGTAATCGATGTACTACAGGGTCTAAGAGACCCAGAGACCGGCGAGAGAGTTGCTACTATGGTGCTTACTAGGGAGGAATCCGTCAACATAGGGTGGGGAGACGAACGCACCGGCGACGTGGTCTACTTCCTGAGACCCCCGTATACCGTCTGGTGCGGTCCGCTGGAGGACCTGCTGACCTACATGGCGACCGAAAGACACCTAGGCGAAGATTGGGTCTTCAGAGACCAGAGCCGGGTCACAGGGATCCACGGCTACTATCTCCCCAACGACCGGGTAGACAGGTTCTCGAACTCCTCCATCTTCATGGCGAAAGGTCCCGGTGTTAAAAGAGGTGTCGAGCTGAAAAAACCGGTGAGGCTCATGGACGTAGCCCCGACCATATCATATATCCTCGGGATACCTCCTCCAAGAGACAGCGAGGGAAGAATACTACATGAGATCCTCCTATAA
- a CDS encoding AbrB/MazE/SpoVT family DNA-binding domain-containing protein, whose translation MVYVEWTVRLMEKGRITLPKELRERLDLRKGEVIKLILEKRSIRLVIPRLEEDVIDETKGVIKGVEPELSPEELEETFLAAFSFRVKAGEERS comes from the coding sequence GTGGTGTACGTGGAGTGGACGGTTAGGTTGATGGAGAAAGGTAGAATCACATTACCTAAGGAGTTAAGAGAACGCTTAGACCTGAGGAAGGGTGAGGTCATTAAGCTTATACTGGAGAAGAGGAGTATTCGGCTGGTTATTCCTAGGCTCGAAGAAGACGTTATCGATGAAACTAAGGGTGTGATAAAGGGTGTAGAGCCTGAACTCAGCCCTGAAGAACTGGAGGAGACGTTTCTGGCAGCGTTTTCCTTTAGGGTTAAAGCTGGAGAGGAACGAAGTTGA
- a CDS encoding PIN domain-containing protein, with protein sequence MSIHFVDSNVFYYHLLQDRTYGPRATGILNRIWEGENAATSVIVISELASLFEFRILQARKRKDLSQTEKEYIVERFKEAIHALYRLITTLTYLRKLDCTPRDAFDAFTYRSKYGLNFNDALNVAIMKRNNISEIYSFDKAFDKIPWLKRKTH encoded by the coding sequence TTGAGCATTCATTTCGTAGATTCGAACGTATTCTACTACCATTTATTACAGGATAGGACATACGGTCCTAGGGCAACCGGGATATTGAACAGAATATGGGAAGGAGAGAATGCTGCGACATCGGTTATAGTTATCAGCGAACTTGCGAGTTTGTTTGAGTTCAGGATATTGCAGGCTCGTAAACGTAAAGATCTATCGCAAACAGAGAAGGAATACATAGTCGAACGTTTTAAAGAAGCTATTCACGCACTCTACAGATTAATTACGACGTTAACATACTTAAGAAAGCTCGACTGCACACCAAGAGACGCATTCGACGCATTCACCTATAGATCAAAATATGGTCTAAACTTTAACGACGCTCTAAACGTCGCTATCATGAAAAGAAATAATATTTCAGAAATCTACTCGTTCGATAAAGCATTTGACAAAATTCCATGGTTAAAAAGAAAGACTCATTAA
- a CDS encoding anhydro-N-acetylmuramic acid kinase, whose protein sequence is MPSLDEIRRKDVRRIVGLMSGTSADGVSAALVEVEGCWVDTKLNLLKFRNYPYPRDIREKIFELFSPDTSTVDKICHMNFVLGEFFADCVMKLVEEASLSLDDIDLIGSHGQTIYHIPEPKTTLRYRTRSTFQIGELAVIAERTGIPTVGDFRKRDVSAGGEGAPLTPYLDYILHRHERLNRVFQNIGGIANLTFLPAGASLEDVIAFDTGPGNMVIDAVVRYYTHGSMSYDRDGEIAASGEVDETLLRKLLDDPYFAREPPKTTGRERFGEQYARRIIEYAREHGLSFRDVVATVTALTVETIATAYERFNLPYWRLDEVYVSGGGAKNKAIMHHLAERLKPAKLFDYGRLGIPSEAKEAVLMAILANEFVMGNAANVPSATGAGKRVVLGTFVPGSWGS, encoded by the coding sequence TTGCCTAGTTTAGACGAAATCCGGCGTAAGGACGTTAGGCGGATAGTCGGGTTGATGTCTGGGACATCGGCCGACGGGGTTTCGGCGGCTTTAGTCGAGGTGGAGGGTTGCTGGGTCGACACCAAGCTCAATCTTTTAAAATTCAGAAACTATCCATATCCTAGGGATATACGTGAGAAGATCTTCGAACTCTTCTCGCCAGATACCTCGACCGTCGATAAGATCTGTCACATGAACTTTGTGCTCGGTGAGTTCTTCGCCGACTGCGTTATGAAACTGGTTGAGGAGGCTTCCTTAAGTTTAGACGATATAGACCTCATAGGCTCCCACGGTCAGACCATCTACCACATACCCGAGCCTAAGACCACCTTGAGATATAGAACCAGGTCTACGTTTCAGATCGGCGAGCTAGCCGTGATCGCCGAGAGAACAGGTATCCCCACGGTCGGAGACTTTAGGAAGAGAGACGTCTCAGCTGGAGGAGAGGGGGCTCCCCTAACCCCCTACTTAGACTACATCCTGCATAGACATGAGAGGCTTAATAGGGTCTTCCAGAACATAGGCGGCATAGCTAACCTCACGTTTCTTCCCGCAGGTGCTTCTCTAGAGGATGTCATAGCGTTCGACACGGGCCCGGGGAACATGGTTATAGACGCGGTTGTCAGGTATTACACGCACGGCTCGATGAGTTATGATAGAGACGGTGAGATAGCGGCTAGCGGTGAGGTGGACGAGACCTTGCTGCGTAAGCTTTTAGACGACCCCTACTTCGCTAGGGAGCCTCCTAAGACCACGGGTAGGGAGCGGTTTGGAGAGCAGTATGCGCGTAGGATAATCGAGTATGCGAGGGAGCATGGTTTAAGCTTCCGAGACGTGGTGGCTACCGTGACGGCTCTCACGGTGGAGACGATAGCGACGGCTTATGAGAGGTTTAACCTACCCTACTGGAGGCTGGACGAGGTTTACGTTTCAGGAGGAGGGGCGAAGAACAAGGCGATCATGCATCACCTAGCCGAGAGACTTAAACCCGCTAAGCTGTTCGACTATGGACGGCTGGGGATACCTTCCGAGGCTAAGGAGGCCGTTCTGATGGCTATACTGGCTAACGAGTTCGTGATGGGAAACGCGGCGAACGTCCCTAGCGCAACAGGTGCTGGGAAAAGGGTGGTCTTAGGAACCTTCGTACCCGGAAGTTGGGGGTCGTAG
- the tsaA gene encoding tRNA (N6-threonylcarbamoyladenosine(37)-N6)-methyltransferase TrmO, whose amino-acid sequence MKPVSQVFQVKPIGYVRNGRGFSKVSILPEYGEGLDGVETFTHIILLCWMHMARRDVLKVRPRPRPEIVCGVFATRSPSRPNPIGVYVCKLLKRTGLDLYISPIDAYDGTPVLDIKPYIAGIDSTPDAGLGLFTK is encoded by the coding sequence ATGAAACCGGTCTCCCAGGTTTTCCAGGTTAAACCCATAGGATATGTAAGAAACGGCCGTGGATTCTCTAAGGTTTCGATCCTACCCGAGTACGGCGAGGGACTTGATGGTGTCGAGACGTTTACGCATATCATACTTCTATGCTGGATGCATATGGCTAGGAGAGATGTCTTAAAAGTCAGGCCGCGGCCTAGGCCTGAGATCGTATGCGGAGTCTTCGCTACGAGGTCGCCGAGTAGACCTAACCCCATAGGTGTATACGTATGTAAGCTTCTTAAGAGAACAGGCTTAGACCTTTACATATCACCCATAGATGCATACGATGGAACCCCTGTCCTAGACATCAAACCCTACATAGCAGGGATCGACTCCACACCCGATGCCGGTCTAGGGCTTTTCACCAAATAA